Genomic segment of Nilaparvata lugens isolate BPH chromosome 6, ASM1435652v1, whole genome shotgun sequence:
CATCACTCATTCTAATCCTGGAATAATCTTATAGAATGTCACAAAACCAAGGTCGTTAATACAAAAATTGATGAACTCACAAAAATCACTAGTTggttaagaaataatttattgtcattaaacatccagagaaattattattattatttattcatttccaatCACTCAATTACACACACTCTGTGTGTGAAAATTTATGCATCCTGTATAGGATCATTTAATGCGAAATTCAGTTGTTCTTTCATCACTCATTCTAATCCTGGAATAATCTTATAGAATGTCACAAAACCAAGGTCGTTAATACAAAAATTGATGAACAAGTCACCCTTTGAGAtactattcataataataattgaataatttatttcagaTAATTTTCGAATACCAATCGATTGATAGACATTACTTcaagtaaattattttcaagccaAAAAGAGTTATCTAGtagttatttataattttgaaaaatatttacaagAGGAAAAAGAATATAAAAGGGGAAAAGacagaaatttcaaaaaaatgaatatcttGACAAAGCTTGGTTTGAACTCAACAACATAAACAACGTGGACTTATCATAGTCCAAACAATAAATCTAGTAAAATAACATGGGCTGGGGAAGAACCAAGAATCAGTGTCCAATTCAACTTTGAAATGGACAATTGAATAAATCAGGTAATTTGAATTACTTCTCACAAATTTCACCTTATTCAATTGAtcttgttatattttattaaagcaATAATACTGACCAGTTATTAACTATTAGACTTAACATAAAATCTCCTAAAAATAGATATTTTGTGACTGTTTTACCCCTGTGCCCttctaattaatattttatatatcatttaaggaaattcatttcaaattatttaataaaacttaaaatctttgaaaggAGGAAAAACCTCTAAAAGCTGAAGTTTCCAGGCAGTAAGCTCCTAAATTTACTATGCAATTTTACTTTCTTGGTAAAAATATTGTGAATCAATGCATTGACTTGCTGCCATGATCTATCTTTTAAAACTccattttttctaataatttgtTCGCATAATAGCTTTCCTGGAGTCTTCTTTTGTACAATAAAGTTGGCAAACTGTTTTATTACCACTTCTTTCTCACAATCCAACCAACGCACTCTCGCTTTCAGTTGCCGACTTTGAAATTTTCCTTTAATTTGAGATTCACTGTAGCTGTCACTGTcagaagaataatttttattatattcataagaAGGATCATTAGAATGTTCCGGTTCTGGTGTTTTGTCCCCGTTATCAGCTTCAGGTTCAGTGATACCATTTTTCTTCTCTATTATTTCACCCCAGGTACCATCCATTTCCGGTTCTAGTGTTTTGTCCCTGTTATCAGCTTCAGTATTAcaatttttcttcattatttcatcccAGGTACCATCCAGCTTCAATAGTTTCTGACCAACTTGCCCCCTCTGCATGGCCTGAATAGgaaatctataatttttcttatgAATCTCTGATGTATGACCGAGATGCTGACATATTTTTTCTGTAAATTCTGGATCACCGAATACTTGGGATTTTGTAGCAATATGATGACGTAAGCCAGTTGCTGTCAAGAAATTGGGTTTTAATAGTTTACATGTAGTCCTAAGCTCTCTTAATATTTTAGAACCATCAAAAGGGTTCAAGGTGTAAACCCTAGCAAACAAAAGTGGGTTTTCAGGAGGTATTTGTAATTTTGAACGACAAGTAATAAGAAGATTGATTGCTTTTTCCATTGATTTGGTTAATAATATTGGAACACTGCGCAAAAGTTTCCCGGGTACCATAAAAACTGAGACTTCAGGCAATGCCATTCTTTCATCTTCAGTTAGAGAATCCAATACATCAGGTGTTGGACATTCATTCTGAGGTCGATTTAAGAAGTGACTTAATTCTGAACGTGCTACTTCCCCAGGCCTTCGTCTGTTAAGTAGAATGATGTGAGCTATAGTACACTTGCATaacttttcataattattggCATCAACATCTTGAGAGAgttcattataataatctacTTCCATTGCTTTTACTGAATCTGTCATATGTTTTATGTCGCAATCATCTGGCATTATTATTGGGGTTACTGATGTTTGTTTCTTCCTTGTTTTTTCTGCATTAGTTGATATGTAATATTTccatttgtttttgaaaagctGAAGAAACTCACTGGTTTCAGTTTTTATGGTCTCTTTAGTGGCTCTGGATATTTTATCTGAGAGAATGGCAGTATCTGATTTTAACTTAGCCCCCTCTTGAATAACATATGCCAATCTAGCTGGCATGCCTATTACTTTAACAGCACCAGTTGATTCATCAAACCCACTGAGTTTCTGTGCAGCTTCCATTACTAAGCAAAAGTGTTTTGGTTTAAAGCAAtcaatcaaattctttattgcaGGATCCTTTCGGCAATACAAGAGTAATGCTGATGCATCACGCATTTTCCTACTTGCATTATATTCATCTTTTTTGTCcatatgattttttaaaaactggGATGCAATTGATTTGATGAGAGTATCATTCATTGCCACTAAAGAGATCTCGTCTTTTTTCATTATAGGGAATATCTTTTTCACCAACTCTTCATCTTCCACAGAGGATGGGAAAATCATAGTACTAAATGTCTTCAAAACATGATTTCTACAATCTTTTACATTATTACTAGCCTTTGAAGAATCAAACGGAGGCAATGAGTTAGTATTTACTTCTGCATCTGCTAAGATCTTCTTAGGACACTTTGACTCATGCCGATAGAAAGTCTTTCTTGAAAATGCTCCCAGGCAATGAACACAATGGACATATTTGTGGTAGGCTACTTCTTTTTTAGTCGTATCAGGTCTCCTTATAGGAAGAATTTCAGATTTTGAATCAATATTTGAGTTGTAGAGATAATTACCTCGCTTTCTCAATTCATCAAATATTGCTTGACGTTTTCGTTTCCTTTCTTTAAGGTCAGGGTCACATTCAGATAAGAAGTCGATTACTTCTTTTTCCAAAGGATGGTTTCGCAACTGATGTCTCCTAAAATTAGACACAAGTGTTCGGCAGAATATGCAGAAATTTCTCCTGTTCCAGTTTCTTAATGTTCGCTTGGTTTTTACATTCTGAAACACAAAAACAAAGTAAAATTTCATTATAGGAGTGATGTATGTTGCATGGTACTGGAGTTTGAAGCTATTTTAGGATAGTAGTATTAATGACAATTAGTGATGTAAAATGCCTGGGCATTTATAAGTCGGGGCAAATGCCTGATATAAATGCCCGGGCAAATGCCCAAAACCCATAAATGCCCAGGCATTTTGGGCATTTATCTCTTTTAAAGAcaaattaataatgttttagcCATTGTATGTACATAGAtgcattatatatatttatatataataacaCAAATGAAAAcagtaaaatataaattgaaaaacaataagaaACTTACATTTTGTGAGCTGGAAACAGCTTTCACAGTTTCATAGGATCACAGTTTTGGTTGACAAAAGCTTGCACAGTGGCCGAAATATTCCAGCTCACAAAATGTAAGTTTCTTAGTGTTTTTACACTAtattttactgtatttatttGTGTTATTATTGACTGATAGTGACTTTTGtgcttttttatatatttttatatatgtacTTTTTTTAGTAGTTTATGCAACGGTTGTATAATGAGAGCCTTTAAACCACGAGTGAGATGTAAGTTAGAGCACGAGCAAGCGTAGCGCAGCGAGCGCTCTAAATATCTCACGAGTGGTTTAAAGGCCTAATACAACCGTTgcatacactattttatctacaaAAATACAATCAAAGATCACAGCACAATGGCTGCTCAGACCCCCCCCCCTCGACTATCAACCGCACTCAATACTCACTGTTCACACCATATGAAACTCCTACAGCAGTCTGCAGTCCTAACTCAATCCTTCAAATGTTTTATTCAAGCTAGATATACACCATTGCCATTAAGTGTTATTGACAATTGCACaggataattaaattattattaacaatactTGGGTATtgtttttttaacatttttttatcaaacatattataggcctacacatCAACAAATTAAGGCATATTCATAGAAATTAAAGTACCCTTtgcttttaaaattattttatttaagcaCTTAATTTTAAATGCCCTCAGAACAACTGCAAATTAAGGCATTTTTATTTCATCCAAAAAATTTACGTTTAATtaatagtttatattatgttttagaAGCTCTagtaacaataaaaaatagtaaaaa
This window contains:
- the LOC111055225 gene encoding uncharacterized protein LOC111055225 isoform X1; its protein translation is MSKKIYSRTDKILNLALKGELNKTKHEPRKILNSIENINRPCVQNHKKTSPSFLQLYDEGKWEEFYSRLDKNYHQIFEESDPVSKTQVILDQPTNENGASMSCVINTDGPIIAHTSALSYTPTEHEGKSAPCHTPEKNEEEFARSYIIERNEGELAFEVILDQPTNENEVSMSCASINTVNPTIAHTMAVSYTPGEHEVKSAQSLTPEENGGELALEVILDQPTNEEEASSSCVINTVSPTIAHTLTVSYTPGEHEVESVPSLKPEGNEGELALEGTGKARKSLNFAGDNSLNKFKNVKTKRTLRNWNRRNFCIFCRTLVSNFRRHQLRNHPLEKEVIDFLSECDPDLKERKRKRQAIFDELRKRGNYLYNSNIDSKSEILPIRRPDTTKKEVAYHKYVHCVHCLGAFSRKTFYRHESKCPKKILADAEVNTNSLPPFDSSKASNNVKDCRNHVLKTFSTMIFPSSVEDEELVKKIFPIMKKDEISLVAMNDTLIKSIASQFLKNHMDKKDEYNASRKMRDASALLLYCRKDPAIKNLIDCFKPKHFCLVMEAAQKLSGFDESTGAVKVIGMPARLAYVIQEGAKLKSDTAILSDKISRATKETIKTETSEFLQLFKNKWKYYISTNAEKTRKKQTSVTPIIMPDDCDIKHMTDSVKAMEVDYYNELSQDVDANNYEKLCKCTIAHIILLNRRRPGEVARSELSHFLNRPQNECPTPDVLDSLTEDERMALPEVSVFMVPGKLLRSVPILLTKSMEKAINLLITCRSKLQIPPENPLLFARVYTLNPFDGSKILRELRTTCKLLKPNFLTATGLRHHIATKSQVFGDPEFTEKICQHLGHTSEIHKKNYRFPIQAMQRGQVGQKLLKLDGTWDEIMKKNCNTEADNRDKTLEPEMDGTWGEIIEKKNGITEPEADNGDKTPEPEHSNDPSYEYNKNYSSDSDSYSESQIKGKFQSRQLKARVRWLDCEKEVVIKQFANFIVQKKTPGKLLCEQIIRKNGVLKDRSWQQVNALIHNIFTKKVKLHSKFRSLLPGNFSF
- the LOC111055225 gene encoding uncharacterized protein LOC111055225 isoform X2, with the translated sequence MSKKIYSRTDKILNLALKGELNKTKHEPRKILNSIENINRPCVQNHKKTSPSFLQLYDEGKWEEFYSRLDKNYHQIFEESDPVSKTQVILDQPTNENGASMSCVINTDGPIIAHTSALSYTPTEHEGKSAPCHTPEKNEEEFARSYIIERNEGELAFEVILDQPTNENEVSMSCASINTVNPTIAHTMAVSYTPGEHEVKSAQSLTPEENGGELALEGTGKARKSLNFAGDNSLNKFKNVKTKRTLRNWNRRNFCIFCRTLVSNFRRHQLRNHPLEKEVIDFLSECDPDLKERKRKRQAIFDELRKRGNYLYNSNIDSKSEILPIRRPDTTKKEVAYHKYVHCVHCLGAFSRKTFYRHESKCPKKILADAEVNTNSLPPFDSSKASNNVKDCRNHVLKTFSTMIFPSSVEDEELVKKIFPIMKKDEISLVAMNDTLIKSIASQFLKNHMDKKDEYNASRKMRDASALLLYCRKDPAIKNLIDCFKPKHFCLVMEAAQKLSGFDESTGAVKVIGMPARLAYVIQEGAKLKSDTAILSDKISRATKETIKTETSEFLQLFKNKWKYYISTNAEKTRKKQTSVTPIIMPDDCDIKHMTDSVKAMEVDYYNELSQDVDANNYEKLCKCTIAHIILLNRRRPGEVARSELSHFLNRPQNECPTPDVLDSLTEDERMALPEVSVFMVPGKLLRSVPILLTKSMEKAINLLITCRSKLQIPPENPLLFARVYTLNPFDGSKILRELRTTCKLLKPNFLTATGLRHHIATKSQVFGDPEFTEKICQHLGHTSEIHKKNYRFPIQAMQRGQVGQKLLKLDGTWDEIMKKNCNTEADNRDKTLEPEMDGTWGEIIEKKNGITEPEADNGDKTPEPEHSNDPSYEYNKNYSSDSDSYSESQIKGKFQSRQLKARVRWLDCEKEVVIKQFANFIVQKKTPGKLLCEQIIRKNGVLKDRSWQQVNALIHNIFTKKVKLHSKFRSLLPGNFSF